Sequence from the Mauremys mutica isolate MM-2020 ecotype Southern chromosome 2, ASM2049712v1, whole genome shotgun sequence genome:
TGAATTGGACATGGTGGAAATACATCTATGAGgtgattctttttattttattttctacctatgttaaaaaaacaactaaGATAGATATTAAGTTACCAACAATACAGATTTTCAAAGTCAATTTTgtattattctttaaaaaaattaaatgtttggtaaaatccaggaaaaaaacaaccttttAGAACACATTACAACAACAAAATAGGTCTGGCTTACTATTCTGACCACATGTGCCTTTTGTATCTAAAATATGTAACTCTCATATGATTTTACCATTCCCTTTAATGCCTTTAAAAAAACATCTTAAAGTCCCAAATTGATGACAATACTTTCTGAAAATATCAAGATATTGTCCagactaataaaataaaaaatggcgACAAAGCATATTCTACTCCTATACACCTCTGTAAGGATATCAGCAAAAAATCTAGAAAAATTCATGGATTTTTAATACTGATGGTAGCAATATGTAGGGAAACAAGCCAATTTTTTAAACTCCTCATACAGTGAGCATTCATTAGCTATACctttctgaaaataaatttctggaAGTCAAGGCAACAAAACATGCAATATTTTCTGCTAAAATAATATTCGACCAATCTGTTTTCACAATCCATGCTGAATATCTCTTTCCTGTCAACCCATTTTATTATTTCACAATTACGTGAAACAATGAGCAAACTAAGAACATGTAAAGGATCAGATTAATAAATGGTCTGGGAGACAGATTACAAAAGTGCAATATCATTTTACTCAAAAGTGTGACAAGAAATTCCAGTGGTTAAAAATAATTTATCAAAAATACATTATGCAGATAGCATGGGTGGACTGAGACATTCATTTATGTGGGACCTTTCGGCAACAGAAAAAGTAACTCAAAGGAAACTTTAAGGAAATCATTACTAGTCTAGGAAATGTGTGCATCACTGCACTATAAAGTTAACactgtttcttttttaatactGTGGGAACCTAGTTTCTCAATTATGGAAAATTAGTGTGCAAGTATGTGTACGTGTATAtatgaaatacacacacacacagagtgttggGCTCATTTCAGCTGCAAAATGTATCTGCAATAAACATGGAATGTCAGTTGTCATGGTTACCATTACTAGTTTACTGATCAAAAATAAAGAGACCCATATATGGTTTACAATTTGATCTAATCCAAGGAGAGTGGAGATGAGGCACTGCCTTCTACATTTAGGATTTGTGACGTCTCTCCTTCAAAGTTTTGTTCCATCTTTTCCAACATAGTCTTCATTTTCTGAGCCCTAATAGATGGATCCCTGATGGAGACATTTACAGCTTGATGAACAGTGGGTTCATCAGAATTTACAGGAAGGTATATCTGATCTTCAAAAATATCCTCCACTGGGTCACTGTCCTGGTGAGAGTCTTTCTGAAGAATGCTAACTGTCTGTAGAATGAAGCTATGCCTGGACTCCAGCTCTGTCAAACCGTTTCCACTTAAATCCATTTCAAAACTGTCTAACTCTTTATTCTCCAACCACTTTTCAGCTTGTTGATTTCTCCAGTGTGCAGAATTCAAACTACTTTTCTCAGGAATATCATTATTTAATTCAAGTTTCCTCACTTGATTTAAAATTACAGTGCTCAAAGCTAGGGCTGCCAAGTCAGTTGCCACGATAGGCTGCAGCTCTTCTGCAATCAGACCACTTGAGTCTTCGTCTGACTCAGCAGAGGTCAGTCCCCCCAAGGTAAATGGTATAGGTGATTCATCCACATACCCATTGTTTTGAGCAGTTTTAGTTTtgtctgttttattttgctcATAGTAACTGTTCAGCAGTGCAAACATTCTATCTAGATCCTTCAAGTAATTAGTCCAGTCATCCAGACTAAGTCTATAGTTGTATCTGTATTCGTACAAACTTTCATTCACACTGTATAAATCTTCCAGTCCTTGCCAGTCGATGTCCTCAGTGAAATTTGGCAGTTTAGCCTTCCCATCCGTCCCATAACTGTCCCctgttaaaagaaagaaaaaggtctGATGGGGACCACCACCTTAGAAAAGCATGTAAAGCTTCCACGTACATTTCTTTGCTGTTCAAAGTATTTAAAAGCAGTAACCATTCCTAACATACTTGGCTAATGAGTATTGCACTCCACATTTTCTACCGTATCAGTAACTCAGCCCTAAAGGCTAAATTCTGATCTCATGTGTGCACACATGACTCCTGCTGAGCAGAAAGATACACATTCTTCAGCTACGCCCATGTAACCacagtgaagtcagtaggagaGCATGGGTGTAACTACGAACAGACTCTGGCCCAGAGAGAACTTTGTGCATACAGCCAAGGCTAAATCtgcacccttccccaccccgcccAGATACGACAGATAGAGACAGAGAAATTGATCCAATAGACAAGCAATCCATTGGTCTTTCACAACTGTCAcaagtccctttaaaaaaaattacccacACTGGAATGGGGAATAAACAAAGCAACAATAAAGTATAAATGGTAATTCAATCCTGCAAGCCTTCAGTGAGCAGATCTTCCATGAAACGAATGGGAATTTGATGCATGGATATTTGGTGCATCTTGTAAGAGCTACCACTTCACACTGATTGTCTGAATTCTTCCTTCAGCTAAACAAGAGGAAATGCTCTTTAATAAACAGCAGTTATAGATACGCTTGGAaagatgtgattttttaaaaaaactgtaaaTGTCCATTTCACCACCCACCCACGAAAAAAATACTAATCAAACCCACGAAAAAAATACTAATCAAAATTCACAGAGAGGCAATGTAATGAAAATACTGCTTGAGACCTTATTAGAGATTGATTCAAGGAtatttgctttgtatattttgacatgtgatgttgatagTTTGTGCTTTAagtgttataaagctttaactttttgactcTCAAAgactttaaataatttaaataatcttTAAATAATTATTGGGTTGTACCCCCTCCCCTCATAATTTCCctcaactgtgaacatttaaaatcaataaaaattgaaaaaaaacccataaacatCAATACTATTCATCCATATTATTAAAAAATAGAATTCTGCCAAGGCAAgttaagggattttttttttaaattttattttgtaaGCATGAATCTCAGTTGACAAAGGACACACAAATGAAAAGGCTTTGTAAAAACTCCTCGGGCGAATTCAgttattaaaaattttaaaaattcaattttaaaaaagtaattcaTTTTGTGAAAAAGTATTCAGCATATAACTTTAGTGGGGCCGCAGTGTaaagttgtttttatttaaaatctatATTGCAATGTCtcctttttgggttttttttttaaatcaaagggcAAGTCTAAACTGAAATTGCTGCAGCGAAGACACTACTACACGGATGTGAGAGCTTCTCCTGGTGgcacagttaatccacctctgcgagcggtggtagctatgttgatgggagaagccctcctgttgataTAGCCCTGCCTAcgccaggggttaggttggtattaCTGTCtcgctcagtggtgtggatttttcacatctctgagcaatgtagttatactgatgtaaatttATGGTGTAGACCTGATCTAAGAGGATGCTTTGGCCAGTAATACAGGTCTGATGCTGCACTCCTTAGACAGAAAACCATGAACATCCACAGAACCTTGCCTGGGCAAGGAGTGTCATCACAAGCCCATAAACAGCAAGTCAGCTGGATTTTATGTTAGCtcatccaagaaaaaaaaaagacaaaacattaAGGAAACCTCTCTCTGAAAGTATTTGGTCAAAACATGATCAAAGTTCCCAAAACATTTGTATGCTGTAAAATGTATTACCCAAAGTGAGTGTAAAGGAGCAGGAAATTTGTTTTATAACATGTAACATCCCTTATTGATGGGAACCTCTAACTCATTATATTTGCTACAAATGCTCTGTTCAACTCAGCGGTTTAGCCCAGAAGAAGGAATATAGAAAAAGGTAAAACAGACAACGGAAAATTCTCCCAAGGAAAGCAATGGAAATGCCCTCACTGGCAAGTTCTAAACACTATTTAATAACGAATGACTGAAGATGGTTTACAGAAACTCTGATCCTACCACACTGTGGGTGGGATGGACTAGATAACATTTTAAGAAGTTGATTACAACAACATATATAATCCAGTAGTTGTATTTAATAGTTTTAATTCACATTGGATCCTCCATGCTGCTAATGATCCTTAGTCAATGTATTTCTTCTACTTTAACTTGCCCTCTCTGTTATTCACAAGGCTAAAGTTGGTATGTTATTTGTGGTGCCAGCTCCTTATGGATGGTTCCCCGTTCCTTATTCAAAgaccaaaattatttaaaaatacatcaatATAAGATTCAATTTTTAGAAATTCCATCAAATTAATGTATTGAATGTGATAAAATTTAAATGACTAAGcgcttaattatttattaatgaaTTAATTAAATAAGAAAGAAATTGGGTTTTGACTGGCTATACATGACAAAATAAGTCTCAGGTCACCCCAAGTGAGATACCCTTGTGACCAGATTGTTCTGAAGGAGTTGGGACATGCTACTCTAACACAAAGCTTTATGCTTGTGCAATTTGCTGTGGAATGTCATATCCCCAGACCCACTTCCATATTGTGGATGATGCTTGGATAAGTAAGTGATTTTTGAGTGGCTGTACATGACAA
This genomic interval carries:
- the LOC123363733 gene encoding uncharacterized protein LOC123363733, encoding MFALLNSYYEQNKTDKTKTAQNNGYVDESPIPFTLGGLTSAESDEDSSGLIAEELQPIVATDLAALALSTVILNQVRKLELNNDIPEKSSLNSAHWRNQQAEKWLENKELDSFEMDLSGNGLTELESRHSFILQTVSILQKDSHQDSDPVEDIFEDQIYLPVNSDEPTVHQAVNVSIRDPSIRAQKMKTMLEKMEQNFEGETSQILNVEGSASSPLSLD